One genomic window of Cinclus cinclus chromosome 6, bCinCin1.1, whole genome shotgun sequence includes the following:
- the SELENOH gene encoding selenoprotein H translates to MAPRGRKRGAQQPAAAEAPETAGAPQKRARAPAQDEGSPGDFGPRVVIEHCKSURVFGRNAAAVSEALRGAMAHLPVDINPRPPRRNSFEVSLVKEDGSTVELWSGIRKGPPRKLKFPQPETVVEALKSSLA, encoded by the exons ATGGCTCCCCGCGGGAGGAAGCGTGGAGCCCAGCAGCCGGCAGCGGCCGAGGCACCGGAGACAGCGGGAGCCCCGCAAAAGCGGGCGCGGGCACCGGCCCAAGACGAGGGCAGCCCCGGGGACTTCGGTCCCCGTGTCGTCATCGAGCACTG CAAGAGCTGACGCGTGTTCGGGCGCAACGCGGCGGCGGTGAGCGAGGCCCTGCGCGGGGCCATGGCACACCTCCCCGTGGACATCAACCCCCGGCCGCCGCGCAGGAACAGCTTCGAGGTGTCCCTGGTGAAGGAGGATGGCAGCA CCGTGGAGCTGTGGAGCGGTATCAGGAAGGGGCCCCCCCGCAAGTTGAAGTTCCCCCAGCCGGAGACCGTAGTGGAAGCCCTGAAGAGCAGCTTGGCATAG